One Silene latifolia isolate original U9 population chromosome 4, ASM4854445v1, whole genome shotgun sequence DNA segment encodes these proteins:
- the LOC141651011 gene encoding uncharacterized protein LOC141651011, with translation MSKAYDKVRWDFLEAVLVRYGFPQKLITLMMNCVTSVSYEILVNGIPLPQFRPRCGLRQGDPLSPYLFILCMEVLSRNMEHANEQRLIHGIQLVREVQPITHLFFADDSVFFFKDRGDAVAQIFRQKRFGTQVFLHGMTPIKGSGCSWGVRSILHGLNFVLENIGWKPGTASMINVWTARWVGGDRPEPRNEWLDHSSSHLATLQVQDLFLSGGNWNEVFIKGLFTEEWAARILAIPRCEVRQRDKIYCPHTTTGVYTVKSGYGLIFEDFMNKVGTVKDNSRLNDRGRSFCRTVLWNLPVPQMWKILIWKIVTNVLPIGQEFYKRNIEVDSSCSMCRGDQRAMETSEHLFRDCGLSSRIWAGSDLGIRVEGAGGVPISDWICNWIRYLTKRDEGTREVILFVATLWALWTVRNKIKFQNQFQVDKGIEEGTPQKEALAIRNGRPVCILGIPTGCAVVRVKVDASWNRNYEAAFGWIASDDTWRELGRRQERIRAESALQAEALGIRDIVMWAQERRVLHLDISSDCLQLITQLAGADKDDHRITGTLEDIQASFSFFHCLVFNFILSRFNGFVHNLAKQAMNL, from the exons ATGAGTAAAGCGTATGACAAAGTTCGTTGGGACTTCTTGGAGGCGGTCTTGGTTAGGTATGGCTTTCCCCAAAAATTGATAACACTTATGATGAATTGTGTTACTTCGGTAAGCTATGAAATTCTGGTGAATGGGATCCCTCTGCCGCAATTCCGGCCGCGGTGTGGCTTGCGACAAGGTGATCCCTTATCCCCCTATTTGTTCATTCTGTGTATGGAAGTTCTCTCCCGAAATATGGAGCATGCTAATGAGCAAAGGTTGATTCATGGAATTCAACTAGTTAGGGAGGTTCAGCCAATTACGCATCTTTTCTTTGCGGACGATTCAGTGTTCTTTTTCAAGGATAGAGGGGATGCAGTGGCTCA GATCTTCAGACAAAAACGTTTTGGAACACAGGTTTTTCTTCATGGGATGACCCCTATCAAGGGATCCGGATGCTCGTGGGGCGTACGCAGCATACTTCATGGGCTGAATTTTGTACTGGAGAATATTGGGTGGAAACCTGGTACTGCTTCGATGATAAATGTTTGGACGGCAAGGTGGGTGGGGGGAGATAGGCCGGAACCTAGGAATGAATGGCTAGACCACAGTTCTAGTCATCTGGCTACTTTACAGGTCCAAGATCTTTTTCTTTCTGGTGGAAACTGGAATGAAGTCTTCATAAAAGGCCTGTTCACGGAGGAATGGGCGGCCCGAATCCTTGCTATACCACGCTGTGAAGTAAGACAGAGGGATAAGATTTACTGTCCACACACGACGACGGGCGTTTATACGGTGAAGAGTGGGTATGGATTAATTTTTGAAGATTTCATGAACAAAGTAGGAACTGTTAAGGACAACAGTAGACTAAACGATCGGGGCCGAAGTTTCTGTCGGACAGTGCTTTGGAATTTACCAGTTCCTCAGATGTGGAAGATTCTGATTTGGAAGATTGTTACCAATGTTCTGCCAATCGGACAAGAGTTTTATAAGCGGAATATTGAGGTGGATTCCTCCTGTAGCATGTGTCGCGGTGATCAACGAGCTATGGAAACATCTGAACACCTTTTTCGAGATTGTGGTCTTTCAAGTCGAATTTGGGCAGGCTCTGATTTAGGCATTCGGGTGGAGGGGGCAGGGGGCGTTCCTATATCCGATTGGATATGTAACTGGATTCGCTATCTCACTAAAAGAGATGAGGGGACTCGTGAGGTGATCCTTTTTGTAGCTACCTTATGGGCTTTATGGACTGTGCGAAACAAGATTAAATTCCAGAATCAG TTTCAGGTTGATAAAGGAATAGAGGAAGGGACACCTCAAAAGGAAGCTTTGGCTATTCGGAATGGTCGTCCGGTGTGTATTCTGGGCATACCGACCGGTTGTGCGGTGGTACGTGTGAAAGTCGATGCTAGCTGGAACCGTAATTATGAGGCGGCTTTCGGATGGATTGCTTCTGATGACACATGGAGGGAGCTGGGAAGGAGGCAGGAACGCATCAGGGCGGAATCGGCACTGCAGGCTGAAGCCCTGGGGATTAGAGATATTGTGATGTGGGCACAAGAGCGGCGGGTTCTCCACTTGGATATTTCTTCGGATTGTCTGCAACTTATCACTCAATTAGCGGGAGCTGACAAGGATGATCACAGGATTACGGGCACTCTAGAAGACATTCAGGCTTCTTTTAGTTTTTTTCATTGCTTAGTTTTTAATTTTATTCTGAGCCGTTTCAATGGCTTTGTGCATAATCTAGCAAAGCAGGCCATGAATTTGTAA